A single Desulfobaculum bizertense DSM 18034 DNA region contains:
- the flgN gene encoding flagellar export chaperone FlgN — translation MLNQIHNNIRRQERALDVLAKLLEEEFSCLTGRDPQAVTGVELSLQELLRQIAEERLALKKLVQAVIPGARGLAEFADAQDAATRTAFEQILRRIDQKEQHCAVQAEKNAQLAFALAEQSRDMLDFMHKQVQPRDRETYGRSGRFASHHPQAAILQGRL, via the coding sequence ATGCTGAACCAGATTCACAATAACATTCGCCGTCAGGAACGGGCGCTGGACGTCCTCGCAAAACTGCTTGAAGAGGAATTCTCCTGCCTGACCGGTCGCGACCCACAGGCCGTGACGGGTGTTGAACTTTCACTTCAGGAGTTGCTGCGGCAGATTGCCGAAGAGCGGCTTGCTTTGAAAAAACTGGTTCAGGCCGTGATTCCTGGCGCCCGTGGGCTGGCAGAATTTGCCGATGCTCAGGACGCAGCGACACGGACTGCATTTGAACAGATTTTGCGTCGGATAGACCAGAAGGAACAGCATTGTGCTGTTCAGGCTGAGAAAAATGCTCAGCTTGCTTTTGCCCTCGCAGAGCAGAGCCGGGACATGCTGGATTTCATGCATAAGCAGGTTCAGCCCCGTGATCGCGAAACGTATGGCCGGTCTGGCCGTTTTGCTTCGCACCATCCGCAGGCAGCCATCCTGCAGGGGAGACTGTAA